The Pseudomonadota bacterium genome has a segment encoding these proteins:
- the mobA gene encoding molybdenum cofactor guanylyltransferase MobA, with the protein MSRSPSGGSSSGPGSSVSGLILAGGRGRRMGSTDKGWVSLKDRPLIQWVCDRLSPQVADLVINANQNRARYEALGFSVVEDTLPGYQGPLAGLATGLAALETELVLAVPVDAPVFPADLGQRLLEALVGAQADVAVVHDGERIQPTFLLLRRVPCLLRLQSALAAGEHGLGRWVMAQSAAFADFAGRSREFSNVNYPEDLVALASCSGGALDNDSTEVESHVPWFL; encoded by the coding sequence ATGTCGCGGTCTCCGTCCGGCGGATCCAGCAGCGGTCCCGGGTCGTCTGTCTCGGGTTTGATCCTGGCTGGAGGGCGCGGGCGGCGCATGGGGTCCACTGATAAGGGATGGGTGAGTCTGAAGGACAGGCCGTTGATCCAATGGGTGTGTGATCGCCTCTCGCCCCAAGTGGCCGATCTTGTGATTAATGCCAACCAAAACCGAGCCCGCTACGAAGCGCTCGGGTTTTCAGTGGTTGAAGACACACTGCCGGGCTACCAAGGCCCTTTGGCCGGACTGGCAACCGGGCTGGCGGCTCTGGAAACCGAGCTGGTCTTGGCCGTGCCGGTGGATGCGCCGGTTTTTCCCGCCGATTTGGGGCAGCGGTTGCTGGAGGCTTTGGTCGGGGCTCAAGCGGACGTCGCTGTCGTTCATGACGGTGAGCGCATCCAACCGACATTCTTGCTGCTGCGCCGGGTGCCGTGTCTGCTGCGATTGCAAAGCGCGCTTGCAGCCGGCGAGCACGGTTTGGGACGGTGGGTGATGGCCCAGTCTGCGGCATTTGCAGATTTCGCCGGCCGGTCTCGAGAATTCTCCAACGTAAACTATCCAGAAGACTTAGTTGCCTTGGCGTCATGTTCTGGTGGTGCACTCGATAATGATTCCACTGAGGTCGAATCGCATGTCCCATGGTTCCTGTGA